A region from the Salvelinus fontinalis isolate EN_2023a chromosome 23, ASM2944872v1, whole genome shotgun sequence genome encodes:
- the LOC129820671 gene encoding speckle-type POZ protein-like A: MSRVPTPPPPGDMSTGPVAESWCYTQVKVVKFSYMWSINNFSFCREEMGEVLKSSTFSSGPNDKMKWCLRVNPKGLDDESKDYLSLYLLLVSCPKSEVRAKFKFSLLNSKREETKAMESQRAYRFVQGKDWGFKKFIRRDFLLDEGNGLLPDDKLTLFCEVSVVQDSVNISGQSNMNMLKVPECQLSDDLGNLWQCSRFTDCSLYVGGQEFKAHKSILAARSPVFSAMFEHEMEESKKNRVDISDVEPDVFKEMMGFIYTGKAPNLDKMADNLLAAADKYALERLKVLCEEALCNSLSVENVADTLILADLHSAEQLKAQAIDFINRCSVLRQLGCKDGKNWNSNHATDIMETAGWKSMIQSHPHLVAEAFRALASAQCPPFGLPRKRLKQS; the protein is encoded by the exons ATGTCACGGGTTCCTACCCCTCCTCCACCAGGGGACATGTCTACTGGACCTGTGGCAGAGAGCTGGTGTTACACACAG GTGAAAGTAGTCAAGTTCTCCTACATGTGGAGCATCAACAACTTCAGCTTCtgtagagaggagatgggggaggttTTAAAGAGTTCCACCTTCTCCTCTGGACCCAACGACAAGATGAAATG GTGTCTGAGAGTCAACCCAAAAGGACTAGATGATGAAAGCAAAGACTATCTGTCGTTGTATTTACTTCTTGTTAGTTGTCCAAAAAGCGAAGTCAGAGCAAAGTTCAAGTTTTCCTTATTGAACAGTAAAAGAGAAGAGACTAAAGCTATGG AAAGCCAAAGAGCCTATCGGTTTGTCCAGGGGAAGGACTGGGGCTTCAAGAAGTTCATTAGAAGAGATTTCCTGCTTGATGAGGGCAACGGGTTGTTACCTGATGACAAGCTCACCCTGTTCTGTGAG GTGAGTGTGGTTCAGGACTCTGTGAACATCTCTGGTCAGTCCAACATGAACATGCTGAAGGTTCCAGAGTGCCAGCTGTCAGATGACTTGGGGAATCTGTGGCAGTGTTCCCGCTTCACTGACTGTTCCCTCTATGTGGGGGGGCAGGAGTTCAAGGCCCACAAATCCATCCTGGCAG CGAGATCTCCCGTCTTTAGCGCCATGTTTGAACATGAGATGGAGGAGAGTAAAAAG AACCGTGTGGACATCAGTGATGTGGAGCCAGACGTGTTTAAGGAGATGATGGGATTCATCTACACAGGGAAAGCTCCCAACCTGGACAAGATGGCCGACAACCTGCTGGCAGCTGCTGACAAA tatgCCTTGGAGCGTTTAAAGGTGTTGTGTGAAGAGGCTCTGTGTAACAGCCTCTCTGTGGAGAACGTGGCTGATACCCTCATCCTGGCGGATTTACACAGTGCCGAGCAGCTCAAAGCACAAGCCATAGATTTTATCAACAG GTGCAGCGTCCTCCGACAGCTGGGCTGTAAAGATGGGAAAAACTGGAATAGCAA TCATGCCACGGACATAATGGAGACGGCAGGCTGGAAGTCAATGATCCAGTCCCACCCTCACTTAGTGGCCGAGGCCTTCAGAGCCCTGGCATCGGCACAGTGCCCGCCCTTCGGCCTGCCGAGGAAACgcctaaaacagtcctga